The Streptomyces venezuelae genomic interval ACCGGCTGGTGCGCGGGGTGGCCAGCGGCGGCCTGCGGATGCGCGAGGGGTGCACGGCGGCGGAGGTCGCCGGGCTCGCCCGCGGCATGACCATGAAGGAGGCCCTCCACTACGACCCCGCCTCGCGGTACGTCCCGCTGGGCGGGGCCAAGGGCGGCATCGACTGCGACCCCCGCTCCCCCGAGGCGTACGGCGTCCTCGTGCGCTACCTGCGGGCCATGCGGCCGTACATCGAGCGGTTCTGGACGACCGGGGAGGACCTGGGGCTGACCCAGGACCTGGTGGACCGGGCCGCCGCCGAGGCCGGGCTCGTCTCCTCCGTACAGGCCGTGTACCCGCTCCTGGACGACGAGGCGGCGGCGCGGAAGCGGCTCGCCGACGCGTTCGCGATCGAGGTGGACGGCATCGGGCTCGACGCCCTGGTCGGCGGCCTCGGAGTGGCCGAGTCCGTGCTCGTCGCCCTCGGCCGGGCCGGGCGGGAGCCCGCCGGGACCCGGGTGTCGGTGCAGGGGCTCGGCACGATGGGCGGGGCGACCGCCCGGTTCCTGGCCCGCGCCGGGCTGCGCGTGGTGGCCGTCGCCGACGTCCGGGGAACGATCGTGAACCCCGACGGCCTGGACGTCGAGGCGCTCCTCGCCGCGCGCGACGACCACGGCACGGTCGACCGCACGGCGCTGCGGCCCGGCGACCGCGAGGAGCCCCGGGACGCCTGGCTCGCGGTCGACGCGGAGGTCCTGGTCCCGGCGGCCGTCTCGTACGCGATCGACGCCGGGAACCAGGCGCGGATCACGGCCCACTGGATCGCGGAGGCGGCCAACATGCCGGTCCTGCCGGAGGCCGAGGAGGCACTCGCCGCGCGCGGGGTGACCGTGCTGCCCGACGTGGTCGTGAATTCCTGCACCAACGCCTGGTGGTGGTGGACGCTCTTCGGTGACATCGAGGCCGACGCGGAGCAGGCCTTCGACCGGGTACGCCGGTCCATGCGGGAGCTCGTGGGCGGCCTGCTCGACCGTGCCTCGGCGGACGGCACGAGCCCTCGCGCGGCGGCGCACGCGCTGGTCGCGGAGCGCCTTCCGGTGATCGCCGAGCGCTACGGCTGGTACTGAGCGCTCCGCCGCGCCCGACCCCCGGCCATTGACGATCATGCCCTTGTCACATGCTGTGTAGGCTGCTCCGCGTGGCGAGAGTGCGGTTGAGCGTGGCGGAGCGGCGGGAGGACCTGCTGCGGGCCGCCGTCGACCAGATCGAGGCCCGGGGCGTCACCGCCGTCCGGATCTCCGACGTGGCTTCGGCACTCGGCGTGAGCAACGCCCTGGTGCTCTACCACTTCTCCACCAAGGAACAGCTGGTCGCGGCCGCCTTCTCGCACGCGGCCGAGGCCGACCTCGCCCGCCTGCGGCAGCTGCTCGGCCGGCGCTCCTCTGCGGGGCGCCGGCTGCGCGCCGCCATCCGCTGGTACGCGCCGACGGGGCAGGCCAAGGGCTGGCGCCTGTGGATCGAGGGGTGGGCCGCCTCGCTGCGCGACCCCGATCTGCGCGAGGTCGCCGCCTCGCTCGACCGGGAGTGGAAGGCGGCGCTGGCACGGGTGATCGCGGAGGGGGTCGAGGCCGGCGAGTTCCGCTGTCCGGACCCGACCGCGGCGGCCTGGCGGCTCACCGCGTTCCTCGACGGGCTCGCGGTGCAGACGACGGCGTACGACGGCTCCCTGCCGCGCGCCACGCTGCTGCGGTGGGCGGACGCCGCCCTCGCCCGGGAGCTGGGCCTGCCGGAGGAGACGGTGGGCGGCGCCCGGACGGCCTCGCCGGACATGCCCGGTCCCCACCGGAAGGACGGAGAGGACGGGCAGGGCGTAGAGGACGGGCAGCAGGGCGCAGAGGACGGGAAGGGCTCCGTGGCCGGAGAGGACGGGGCGGCGGGACCGCCCGGTCCGTAGCCTCAGATCAGTTCGAAGACGGCCGAAACGGTGACCTGCTCCTCGATCTCCCCGGGAGCCAGCGGGACGCCCGGCTCGTCCGCGGGCATCGAGGGCAGCGCGCCGTGGCCGGGGCGCACGGAGTCGCCCTCGCTGAGCGAGACCAGTCGGCCGAGCCGGTGTCCGCTGAGCCGCGCGTGCTGCGAGGCCTTCTCGTACGCGTCCTGGAAGGCGGCCTCCCGCGCCTTCACCCGCAGTGCCGACGGGTCGGCGACGTCGAAGACCACGCCGTTGACCCGGCCGTCGTCCCCTGTGGCCTCGTTGACCGCGCCGATGACCTGCCCGGTCCTGTCGAGGTCGCGGACCTTCACCGAGAAGGACTGGCCGGCCTGGTAGCCGGTCACCTTGCTCTCCCCCGCGGTGTTCTGCGTGTACACCGGAGCCAGCGAGAGGCTGTCGGTCCTGATGTCCCGGTCCTCGATCCCCTCCTTTCGCAGCACCTCCAGCAGAGCCTTTGCAGCGGCGTTCTGCGCGGCCATCGCCTCCTTCGCCGTCTTACGGGTCGCCTCGACCCCGACGGACAGGATCGCCAGATCCGGTGCGGCGGCCGCCCGGCCGCTCCCGCTGACGCTGACCGTGGCGGGCGCGGCCTCCAGGACGGCGGTGCGCAGGGCCGTCCGCTCGGGCCCGGCGGCCAGGGCGGGGGCGGCCGTGCCGACGAGCAGCCCCCCGAGCACGACGGTGGCGGTGAGCAGACGGCCGGCACGGGCGGCCGTGGAGGCGCGGGCGGTCTTCGAGGTGCCGGCGGTCTTCGAGGTGCCGGCGGTCTTCGAGGTGTCGGTGGTCGCGGTGGCGTGAGCGGTCGTCGCGGTGAGGGCGGTCCGGGGCTGGCGGGTCGTCACAGGCGGTCCCTTCGGGGGTGGGTGCCGGGGCTCCGGCGGGCACATCCCAGCACCCGGCACCGCCGCCTCCCGCACGCCACTCCTGACCGGCGGCGCCCTTCACCTCTCCGTACCAGCCGGGCCCGCGCACCGGTCCCCGCTCACGTCTGGACGAGCGGCTCGTACTCCTCGGCGGAGAGTCCGAAGGTCCAGGCCACGCCCTCCCGGGCGGTCCGGGTCGAGGGCGGCACCCGCAGCCAGTACGTGCGGTGGCTGCCGTCCGGTTCGGGCGTGGAGTTGACCACCTCGACCATCACCACGTCCTCGTCGTCGGCCAGTTCGACGCGCCACAGGACGCCCGTCCCGTCGCGGTGCTCGTGCCGGGCGCCGGACACCGCGAGGTAGCGGTCGTAGCCGTAGTACTCCAGCATCACGCGCCGCAGCTCGGCGTTCTCCTCCGCCCGTATCCGCTCGGGGGTGAGGCCGGCGAGACCGGCGAGGAAGTCGGCGGCCACCGGCATCCCGCGCCAGGCGTGGAGGGCGAAGCCGTCCGCGTACGCGAGGGCCGGGCCGTCACCCCGGTCGAGGCGGCCGGCCTCGTCCCGGTGGAGCTCCACCGGACGCTCGCAGACCACGGCGACGTTCTCGTAGGGCCACCACCAGCCGGCGTGCTCGGCGACGGCGGCGAGCCCCGCGAGCCGCTCGCCCCGACCGTCGAAGGCGGCCAGCCAGGCCGCGTCGTGCTGGCCGAGC includes:
- a CDS encoding SIMPL domain-containing protein, with the translated sequence MTTRQPRTALTATTAHATATTDTSKTAGTSKTAGTSKTARASTAARAGRLLTATVVLGGLLVGTAAPALAAGPERTALRTAVLEAAPATVSVSGSGRAAAAPDLAILSVGVEATRKTAKEAMAAQNAAAKALLEVLRKEGIEDRDIRTDSLSLAPVYTQNTAGESKVTGYQAGQSFSVKVRDLDRTGQVIGAVNEATGDDGRVNGVVFDVADPSALRVKAREAAFQDAYEKASQHARLSGHRLGRLVSLSEGDSVRPGHGALPSMPADEPGVPLAPGEIEEQVTVSAVFELI
- a CDS encoding DUF6745 domain-containing protein — encoded protein: MNADTNHTTALDKWRAVAAATGPADRAAAEAGIRLAYRTAGLAEPARVLWADSPLAAVALVRGLTDPGRSVRDEVRTRPWAEERRRLHDTLGPAGWATHWQATGAGLWDLTRALAEQIRAGVTEAATAEGAGADPRTDVSGREAGETREAREVPEAREATAVRLVLLDAVLGQHDAAWLAAFDGRGERLAGLAAVAEHAGWWWPYENVAVVCERPVELHRDEAGRLDRGDGPALAYADGFALHAWRGMPVAADFLAGLAGLTPERIRAEENAELRRVMLEYYGYDRYLAVSGARHEHRDGTGVLWRVELADDEDVVMVEVVNSTPEPDGSHRTYWLRVPPSTRTAREGVAWTFGLSAEEYEPLVQT
- a CDS encoding glutamate dehydrogenase, producing MSPTPLLSVDWTDHVTGRRGHLVVDRLVRGVASGGLRMREGCTAAEVAGLARGMTMKEALHYDPASRYVPLGGAKGGIDCDPRSPEAYGVLVRYLRAMRPYIERFWTTGEDLGLTQDLVDRAAAEAGLVSSVQAVYPLLDDEAAARKRLADAFAIEVDGIGLDALVGGLGVAESVLVALGRAGREPAGTRVSVQGLGTMGGATARFLARAGLRVVAVADVRGTIVNPDGLDVEALLAARDDHGTVDRTALRPGDREEPRDAWLAVDAEVLVPAAVSYAIDAGNQARITAHWIAEAANMPVLPEAEEALAARGVTVLPDVVVNSCTNAWWWWTLFGDIEADAEQAFDRVRRSMRELVGGLLDRASADGTSPRAAAHALVAERLPVIAERYGWY
- a CDS encoding TetR/AcrR family transcriptional regulator, with amino-acid sequence MARVRLSVAERREDLLRAAVDQIEARGVTAVRISDVASALGVSNALVLYHFSTKEQLVAAAFSHAAEADLARLRQLLGRRSSAGRRLRAAIRWYAPTGQAKGWRLWIEGWAASLRDPDLREVAASLDREWKAALARVIAEGVEAGEFRCPDPTAAAWRLTAFLDGLAVQTTAYDGSLPRATLLRWADAALARELGLPEETVGGARTASPDMPGPHRKDGEDGQGVEDGQQGAEDGKGSVAGEDGAAGPPGP